A genomic region of Branchiostoma lanceolatum isolate klBraLanc5 chromosome 4, klBraLanc5.hap2, whole genome shotgun sequence contains the following coding sequences:
- the LOC136432790 gene encoding uncharacterized protein, with translation MSQRRSIATVVLLSWTLIWNQTFSTASFNVTRTDRDYFSVQTLDGESCPNGVDDFCMTRDAEGAHVFTDVRGNRSCACMCKNRDTYMSDVRRCSRAVEECKLQFEVGDGEEIYIMKDPPEDRQQHIYVLDWDEVDWTNDGYGPGRDWTCSVSSQRFLEDGKWKPFSCLGEGVPDEFVKVTRRRGWLLVFQFGQYHSQFGGLLIKVEMNCNNPDQGQESKETDTTCIVFKTRGTRLHIPGTPCVTDPTPTPRPPIPTSTHSTVTRAGPVATDKGPPVFTPTFLYTTRRQRSPATGKSTVSNTTGMMMEADGTGNNSGLIAGTVIGVLLAAVLALGIVILVYRRKRRKRFSKLDTRQSHNRINTSRVENPSYEDAIFQNGRTSVLSEGLLYSVEHNDDDQSEEGNVENEIYEGGLPDNPYDEPLGSPADSLEQPLEISGPQISGFSIPTEDVYIPVGGHLNTVSSHVPTHLDLPVPAYRDAPNSDGYQTLNRPLVETDQSPSSPIYATPNIGHVYTSLSPPLHNHGYTEPTVPPYVLPDITLNPASQNHGYDEPNIVSPYALPDISNQRSDYQTPKPQNHYETLEDPDGSSLKGNSQTSLDHSYTVLQGPDSPTGASPNVGLTFSQADVASHSSQ, from the exons ATGTCGCAAAGGAGAAGCATTGCCactgttgttttgttgtcttggaCTTTGATTTGGAATCAAACTTTTAGCACGGCATCTTTCAACGTCACAAGGACGGACCGAGACTACTTCTCTGTACAGACGTTAGATGGAGAGTCGTGCCCGAATGGGGTGGACGATTTCTGCATGACGAGGGATGCGGAGGGGGCTCACGTGTTTACGGATGTTCGCGGGAACAGgtcgtgtgcgtgtatgtgtaagAACAGAGACACCTACATGTCGGATGTGAGGAGATGTTCCCGCGCTGTGGAAG AGTGTAAGCTGCAGTTTGAGGTTGGGGATGGAGAGGAGATCTACATCATGAAGGATCCACCAGAGGACAGACAACAGCACATTTATGTCCTGGACTGGGACGAGGTGGACTGGACCAACGACGGCTACGGTCCGGGAAGGGACTGGACATGCTCTGTGTCTTCTCAGCGGTTTCTTGAAGACGGAAAGTGGAAGCCTTTCTCATGTCTTGGAGAAGGTGTTCCAGACGAGTTTGTGAAGGTTACTAGAAGAAGGGGATGGCTTCTTGTG TTCCAGTTTGGACAATACCATTCACAATTTGGGGGCCTTCTCATAAAGGTGGAAATGAACTGCAATAACCCAGACCAGGGACAAGAAAGCAAGGAAACGGACACGACTTGTATCGTGTTTAAAACCAGAGGAACGCGTCTCC ATATCCCAGGTACCCCCTGTGTGACAGACCCCACCCCCACGCCCCGCCCCCCTATACCCACATCCACCCACAGTACTGTAACAAGAGCAGGCCCTGTCGCAACTGATAAGGGTCCACCTGTGTTTACCCCAACCTTTCTGTACACAACAAGGAGGCAAAGATCTCCGGCAACAGGAAAATCTACTGTGTCAAACACCACGG GAATGATGATGGAAGCTGATGGTACTGGTAACAACTCAGGGCTGATAGCTGGTACAGTAATAGGAGTTCTCCTGGCTGCTGTGCTGGCCCTTGGAATTGTGATCCTGGTTTACCGCAGGAAAAGAAGGAAAAG GTTTTCCAAACTAGATACAAGGCAGAGCCACAACAGG ATCAACACGAGTCGCGTGGAGAACCCCAGCTACGAGGACGCCATATTCCAGAACGGTCGGACCAGCGTGCTGTCGGAGGGACTCCTGTACAGCGTGGAACACAACGATGACGATCAGAGTGAGGAGGGCAACGTGGAAAACGAGATTTATGAAGGG GGTTTGCCTGACAACCCCTATGACGAGCCCCTTGGTAGTCCTGCTGACTCACTGGAGCAGCCGCTCGAGATCTCCGGTCCACAGATTTCAGGTTTCAGCATTCCAACAGAGGACGTATACATTCCCGTCGGAGGACATCTCAACACTGTTTCTTCACATGTGCCTACGCATCTTGACTTGCCTGTGCCGGCGTATAGAGACGCACCAAACAGCGACGGTTATCAGACCCTGAACAGGCCATTAGTAGAGACTGACCAATCGCCGAGCTCGCCAATTTATGCAACGCCCAATATCGGTCATGTGTATACGTCCCTAAGCCCCCCGTTGCATAACCACGGTTACACGGAACCAACTGTCCCTCCGTACGTGCTACCAGACATTACGCTTAACCCGGCATCACAGAATCACGGTTACGATGAACCAAACATTGTTTCTCCGTACGCGCTCCCTGATATTTCCAACCAGAGATCGGACTACCAGACCCCCAAACCACAGAACCATTACGAAACCCTTGAAGATCCAGACGGATCCAGTTTGAAAGGCAACTCTCAAACCTCGCTTGATCATTCCTACACAGTGTTGCAAGGACCTGACTCCCCAACTGGTGCTTCTCCAAATGTGGGGCTAACTTTctcccaagcagatgtagcatcACATTCAAGTCAGTAA